The Parcubacteria group bacterium genome includes a region encoding these proteins:
- a CDS encoding UDP-N-acetylmuramoyl-tripeptide--D-alanyl-D-alanine ligase encodes MMPLRNLLYLLQLEEYELKRFSDWLKNNPDRVVLEKKKHIDWTLKIKMIFVLANIFNIFVNAKLALEISTKILSPVDNILKKSLIFLASQKIKKMPNLTVIGITGSYGKTTTKDALYHILTPKYKTLRTEGNYNTLLGVAKTIIRNLRKNHEIFICEIAAYQPGDIKSITKLIKPKIGIITAIGPMHLERFKTRENILKTKMELIESLPEDGLGLIPRELESQINNFKIKSKIAFFNSKEELLFKIAAFFDVSPDETLGRIKTASSTPHRQQIIKTSANITIIDDTYNSNPAGFNSALELLKNTSAERRILVTPGMIELGAEQFELNKEAARSAAKIADYTIVVGETNKDALTEGLKEVYGNDYISKVYEVSDLDAAKSKLSELTIPNSAILLENDLPDHYF; translated from the coding sequence ATGATGCCGCTTAGAAATTTACTGTATTTGCTTCAACTTGAAGAATATGAGTTAAAACGCTTTAGCGATTGGCTAAAAAACAATCCCGATCGCGTTGTTTTAGAGAAAAAGAAGCATATTGACTGGACGCTGAAAATAAAAATGATTTTTGTTTTAGCCAACATCTTTAATATTTTTGTTAATGCTAAATTAGCACTTGAAATTTCAACTAAAATTTTGTCACCTGTTGACAATATATTAAAAAAGTCTTTAATTTTTTTAGCCAGTCAAAAAATAAAAAAAATGCCAAATTTAACAGTTATTGGCATCACCGGCTCTTACGGTAAAACCACAACAAAAGATGCTCTTTATCACATTCTAACGCCTAAATATAAGACTTTAAGAACCGAAGGAAACTATAATACGCTGTTAGGAGTTGCCAAAACAATTATCCGAAATCTCCGCAAGAACCACGAGATTTTTATTTGCGAAATAGCGGCGTATCAGCCGGGAGACATAAAATCAATTACCAAGCTTATTAAACCAAAGATAGGAATAATTACCGCCATCGGTCCGATGCATCTTGAACGGTTTAAAACCAGAGAAAATATATTGAAAACCAAAATGGAACTTATTGAATCACTACCTGAAGATGGACTTGGGCTAATTCCACGCGAGTTGGAATCGCAAATTAATAATTTCAAAATCAAGTCAAAAATCGCTTTTTTCAATTCAAAAGAAGAATTACTTTTTAAAATTGCCGCTTTTTTTGATGTTTCACCGGACGAGACACTGGGCCGAATAAAAACAGCGTCGTCTACACCTCACAGACAACAAATTATTAAAACATCGGCAAATATCACAATTATAGATGATACTTATAATTCTAATCCGGCCGGATTTAATTCGGCTTTGGAACTTTTGAAAAATACTTCAGCCGAAAGAAGAATTTTGGTTACTCCGGGAATGATTGAACTAGGCGCTGAACAATTTGAACTAAACAAAGAGGCGGCGCGAAGCGCCGCCAAAATCGCCGACTATACAATTGTGGTCGGAGAAACAAATAAAGACGCTCTTACAGAGGGGCTGAAAGAAGTTTATGGTAATGATTATATTTCTAAGGTTTATGAAGTTTCAGATTTAGACGCGGCCAAATCAAAACTTTCCGAACTCACAATCCCTAATTCCGCAATTTTACTGGAAAACGACCTCCCCGACCACTATTTTTAA
- a CDS encoding alpha/beta hydrolase, with protein sequence MIDNKKSLVFIHGWGVSSEIFKPLYYFLKDGFNIYDFDMPGFGQTPIEKPMTLKDYSDFVYEFLKTNKIENPIIIGHSFGGAVAVKFSLLYPGYALKLILVSSSAIRQPRRKMILLKKTVDILKPLIPEKLRKLILKLLKYDKTDYAQIEGPELKETFKNVIKEDLRPYFHSMKIPTLVIWGEKDKITPLSEGKIIAENILGAKFAVIKNAGHFVFLEKPEEFIKLIKEFAI encoded by the coding sequence ATGATAGACAATAAAAAATCGCTTGTTTTTATCCATGGCTGGGGGGTTTCTTCGGAAATTTTTAAGCCGCTTTATTATTTCTTAAAAGATGGGTTTAATATCTACGATTTTGACATGCCGGGTTTTGGGCAAACGCCAATAGAAAAACCAATGACACTCAAAGATTACTCTGATTTTGTTTATGAATTTTTAAAAACAAACAAAATAGAAAATCCAATAATAATCGGTCATTCTTTCGGCGGCGCGGTGGCAGTTAAGTTTAGTTTGCTTTATCCCGGTTACGCTTTAAAATTAATATTGGTTTCTTCCAGTGCAATTCGCCAGCCGCGTCGCAAAATGATTTTACTTAAAAAAACAGTGGATATTTTAAAACCGCTCATCCCTGAAAAATTGAGAAAATTAATTTTAAAATTGTTAAAATACGATAAAACCGATTACGCCCAAATAGAAGGTCCTGAACTTAAAGAGACATTCAAAAACGTTATTAAAGAAGATTTAAGGCCGTATTTTCATTCGATGAAAATTCCAACGCTTGTTATCTGGGGAGAAAAAGATAAAATAACGCCTCTTAGCGAAGGAAAAATTATCGCCGAAAATATTCTTGGCGCAAAATTTGCAGTCATAAAAAATGCCGGGCACTTCGTATTTTTAGAAAAACCGGAGGAATTCATTAAATTGATTAAAGAATTTGCCATATGA
- the rplU gene encoding 50S ribosomal protein L21 — MTYAVIKSGGKQYLVKEGDKIRVEKINTPEGEEVKFGEVLLVFDKDIKIGTPFLEGVEVSAKVLKNGRAKKIIIFHYHSKTRYKKKGGHRQHFTEVEILKIK; from the coding sequence ATGACTTACGCAGTAATAAAAAGCGGGGGAAAACAATATCTCGTCAAAGAGGGGGATAAAATAAGGGTTGAAAAAATAAACACGCCCGAAGGCGAGGAAGTTAAGTTTGGCGAGGTTTTATTGGTTTTTGATAAAGACATAAAAATCGGCACCCCGTTTTTAGAAGGCGTCGAAGTTTCTGCCAAGGTTTTAAAAAACGGCCGCGCTAAAAAAATAATTATTTTCCATTATCATTCTAAGACTCGGTATAAGAAAAAAGGCGGCCATCGCCAGCATTTTACGGAAGTTGAAATTTTGAAAATAAAATAA
- the recR gene encoding recombination protein RecR, with product MYPKTIQNFIDKFSRLPGVGPRQAARLAFWLLNGPKNKREELKKAIESLDKDASVCSSCFFIIENNGQKCHFCDNPSRDHKTICVVEKETDLATIEKSSVYKGLYHVLGGLFSALDTAIPKNLKMPELINRISEKKDVSEKIEEIILAISPTHEGDLTAYYLEKLLKPLKVKITRLGRGLPYGSDVEFADAQTLSGALESRKEIK from the coding sequence ATGTATCCTAAAACAATCCAAAATTTTATAGATAAATTTTCCCGTCTTCCCGGAGTAGGACCCCGCCAAGCGGCGCGTTTGGCTTTTTGGCTTTTAAATGGGCCGAAAAATAAGCGAGAAGAATTAAAAAAAGCTATTGAAAGCTTAGACAAAGACGCTAGCGTTTGTTCTTCCTGCTTTTTTATTATTGAAAACAATGGGCAAAAATGTCACTTTTGTGATAATCCATCAAGAGACCACAAAACAATATGCGTGGTGGAAAAAGAAACCGATCTGGCTACGATTGAAAAATCGAGCGTATATAAAGGTCTTTATCATGTTTTGGGCGGACTTTTTTCCGCGCTAGATACGGCAATTCCCAAGAACCTAAAAATGCCGGAGTTGATAAACCGAATATCGGAAAAAAAAGACGTCAGCGAAAAAATCGAAGAAATTATTCTAGCGATTTCGCCAACGCACGAGGGCGATTTAACCGCTTATTACTTGGAAAAGCTACTCAAACCGCTCAAAGTTAAAATAACCCGCCTTGGGCGGGGCCTGCCTTACGGGTCGGACGTAGAATTTGCCGATGCCCAAACCCTTTCAGGCGCCTTAGAATCAAGAAAAGAAATAAAGTAA
- the dnaB gene encoding replicative DNA helicase: MPSHYAKKQYSKTSIDPNRLPPQDIEAEQSVLGSLFIDKDAINKVADIIGPEDFYRKIHEIIFSAVIELYKKNEPIDLLTVSSALKSKKLLKDIGGLSYLTTLMNSVPTASHIIHYAKIVRQKRVLRDLISASHQIQELGWQESEDVDALLDEAEKKIFSVSQTSNSREFAHIKNHLNSAFERIDKRHKGDGAHGIATGFTDLDNILAGLQKSDLIVLAARPSLGKTSLVIDIARHAATNEKVPVGIFSLEMSKEQLVERLIASEAGVDLWRLRTGKLSDEGTDDNDFIRISQALNRLSLAPIYIDDTASPNVLQIRTMARRLQAEKGLELLIVDYLQLMQGHGRFENRTQEVSEISRALKGLAKELNIPVLAISQLSRSPETRTDQRPKLSDLRESGAIEQDADVVLFIYREDKVKKDAERKNIAEIEVAKHRNGPTGRIELYFNEDFVSFKNLDKQHQNVS, from the coding sequence ATGCCTTCTCATTACGCTAAAAAACAATATTCAAAAACCTCAATCGACCCAAACCGCCTGCCGCCGCAGGATATTGAAGCCGAGCAATCGGTCTTGGGTTCGCTTTTTATAGATAAGGACGCGATTAATAAAGTCGCCGATATTATCGGTCCGGAAGATTTTTATCGCAAAATACACGAAATAATTTTTAGCGCCGTAATTGAACTTTACAAAAAGAATGAACCGATTGATCTTTTAACCGTTTCGAGCGCCTTAAAATCAAAGAAACTGCTAAAAGATATCGGCGGCCTTTCTTACCTTACAACCTTGATGAATTCCGTCCCGACCGCTTCCCATATAATCCACTACGCTAAAATAGTCAGACAAAAACGGGTTCTGCGCGATCTAATAAGCGCTTCTCATCAGATACAAGAACTCGGCTGGCAAGAAAGTGAAGATGTAGACGCCCTACTCGATGAAGCAGAAAAGAAAATTTTCAGCGTTTCTCAAACATCAAACAGCCGTGAATTTGCTCATATAAAAAACCACTTAAACAGTGCGTTTGAAAGAATTGATAAGCGTCATAAGGGCGACGGTGCCCATGGAATTGCCACCGGATTTACCGATCTGGACAATATCTTGGCCGGACTTCAGAAATCCGACCTAATTGTTCTTGCCGCCAGGCCTTCTTTAGGCAAAACATCGCTAGTGATTGATATAGCACGGCACGCCGCAACCAATGAAAAAGTGCCGGTTGGAATTTTCAGTTTGGAAATGTCAAAAGAGCAGCTGGTAGAGCGTTTGATTGCCTCCGAAGCTGGCGTTGATTTGTGGCGGCTTCGCACCGGAAAATTATCCGATGAAGGTACCGACGACAATGATTTCATTCGCATATCACAAGCGTTAAACCGCCTTTCGCTAGCACCGATTTATATTGATGACACCGCGAGCCCCAATGTTCTCCAAATAAGAACGATGGCACGCCGGCTTCAGGCCGAAAAAGGTTTAGAACTTTTAATTGTCGACTATCTTCAGCTGATGCAGGGACATGGAAGATTTGAAAACCGAACTCAAGAGGTCAGCGAAATTTCCCGCGCCCTAAAAGGCCTGGCTAAAGAACTGAACATTCCGGTTTTGGCCATTTCCCAGCTTTCACGTTCCCCGGAAACCCGAACTGATCAAAGGCCAAAATTATCCGACTTGAGGGAATCGGGCGCCATTGAACAGGACGCCGATGTAGTACTTTTTATCTACCGTGAAGATAAGGTGAAAAAAGACGCTGAAAGGAAAAATATTGCCGAGATTGAAGTCGCTAAGCACAGAAACGGGCCAACCGGAAGAATAGAATTGTATTTCAATGAAGACTTTGTGAGCTTTAAAAATTTGGATAAACAACATCAAAATGTATCCTAA